The nucleotide sequence ATCACTTGTTACTGTCCACTGCACTGGATGATGCCAAGGTTAAACTGAATGAAGTTAAATTGGTCAATACCATGACCAATGAATTGCCACAGGTATTTGCAACTCCTGATATTGATGCGATTGCAGTATGGCAGCCGGTGGCGAATCAAGCGCTATCTGCGGTGGCCGGTTCCAAGATTATTTTCACCTCTAAAGACAAGCCAGGATTAATCTACGATACCTTGACGGTGAATCCCGCCCATCTGGAAGCCAATAAAGAGCAATGGAAAAAGGTGATTCAGATTTGGGATAAAACCGTCAAATATATCAATGACCCGGCGACTCGTGAAGATGCTGCACAGATCATGTCCAAACGTGTCGGTGTCGATGCGAAGACCTATATGCAGTTCATTGATGGCACGCATTTACTGGATCTGGCCGCCAACAAGAAAGTCTTTACCAAAGGTGATGGCTTCGATTCGATCTATGGTTCCAGTTACCATGTGAATAAGTTCAATGTAGCCAACGGCATTTATACAACAGAAATGAATGTGGATGGCGTGATTGTTCCAACTCTGGTACAAGAACTCAAATAGTGCACCTATACTCATTCTAGAATGTAATCTAGACCAATAAAAAATCCCCAGATTGGGGATTTTTTATATTCAGCTCATTATTAAAAGGTAAAGCTCCGTACTTTTGGAAAAGACATTGATAAAAATAATGCCAATGATCATAAACGCCAGACCGATCAGCGCGGGAAGATCCAGTTGCTGTTTAAATACCAGCAGGCCAACCGTTGAAATCAGGATAATACCGGCCCCTGACCAGATTGCATAGGCAATGCCCATCGGGATGGTTTTCATGGTTAATGACAGGAAAAATAGGGCAACGGCATAACCGGCAATGGTGGCAAGCGAAGGCCAGAGCACGCTAAAACCATTGGAGGCTTTAAGTGCAGAAGTCGCGATGACTTCTGCAATGATGGCAATCGAAAGATATAAAAAAGACATATTTCTCCCTATAACATCCGTTCTGCATGCTGCATCAGGTGATCCTGTTCTAACTTCAGCCAGCTTTCAGCTTCAGTAGGCGTTGGTGTTTTGTACTGAAATGCATAATCTGGTTGGTACATATCCAGCTCAAATATCAGGTCTATGTCCCGACCATCTAAAATTACATGCTGAACCAGACTGCTTTCATTGAGAACTTCAAAATTTTCCAGATTAAAGGTTTTGCCTGTCTCACTGCTGCGGGTGCTGTAAGTTTTAGCTTGACCATCAGTCCCGATAGAAACCTCAAAACTTTCCACCAAGGCAAACACGGTCGGATCGACAGCTTTCAAATCCATTTGAGCTACTGCACTTTGCACTTTCGGCAAACGCGTTAGGGCATAAGCAATATGATCAGCACAAATAATCAGACCACCATCCATTTCCAGTGTCTGACCAGATTGAACATCAATCGCAGATTGCAGTCGCAGCCCTAAAAATAAACCGTGTTGTACCTGCTGGCGCCAGTCTTCGACATAGACATTACTTGGAGAAAATTCCAGAATGCAGTTGCCAATCGCATGCAACTTGGCTGGTTCCGGCCACTGCACATGATTCTGGTAATTGGCGTAGTCTTTCACTTCCCAGGACAAGAGCTGGCTGGCGTTATCCCAAAGCGTATTGCCAATCCAGCCTTGGCGTTCCTGAACAGCAGTTCCCGTCTGGCTTTTTAGACGAAGATCAATGGTAAAACTGCGCGACTGAAACCAGTACACAATAGTATTTTCATCGGTCAGGCCATTATAAAAACTGATGCTTTTACGCCGAAATGCCCCATATAAAAAGCCTGGAATAATCTCTGGCTGAAAAGTCACAGGCTTTAAAGTTTTAATTACTTCAAACAGATTCATGATGCTGTCTCCGCCTGTTCTTCAAGTCCAAAAGAGGAAAGTGGTACAGCATTTTTTAAGACCAGCTCACCGCTAGCGACGCGCTGTTTTAAATATTGAAAGGTCTGGGCGGTCTGATTAAACAGATGTTCCCCTCCGATCAGGGCAGAATATTTGGAATTTTCAGTGTGAATAACCGGTTCAATCACGGTGTCATAATTGCAGGCGCAAAACAGTGGGAATGAATAACGTTCTTCAGAGACCTTTTTCACGCGGTGCTTGGTGGCGAGATATTTACCATTTGACAGAATTTCCATCATGTCCCCGATATTCATCACCAGTGTATTTTCAATCAGGGGAATGTCGATCCATTCACCGGCTTTATTCAAAACCTGTAAGCCGGGTGCGGTTGGTAACAGCAGGGTAAAGCATTCGTAATCGGTATGTGCGCCAATGCCTTCGGCGTCTTTCACTTCCGGATTATAAGGATAATGAATCAAGCGTAGCTGACTTGGTGCATCAGTAATTTTGCTTTCAAAAAAGTCCTCACGAACGCCCAACGCCAGTGCAAAGGCAGAAAAAATCTGCCGGCTGATCTCACGAAGATGGCTGTAGTATTGGCTGACAATAGACTTGAAATCCGGATGGTCTGGCCATAAGGTAGGGCCAAGCAAAGGACAGTTTTTTTGTGTACCCTGATAATCATAATTGACATCATAGGCTTCTTTTAAGTCATAACTGTTGCCGGCAAACTGTTCTTCGCCAATTGGCACATAGCCGCTATGGTTTTTTGATTTGCCAATATAGTGCTGCATCTTGCTGTCCAGATCCTGAGAAAAATATGACTGAGCCATTTCAATCAGGGCTTTGGCGTAATCAAAATTGAACTGGTCACCCTTGAGATAAAGAAATCCGACTTCTTTACAGGCATGATCCAGAGCATGAGCAACTTCAATACGATCGGCTAAATCCGGACTTTGTAATTTTGAAATATCAACCAGTGGGAGTACATATTGCGCTTGCATGATAATCACCTCTAATGTTGGTCGTCCAACACAGCGATTAAAACCTTCGGGTCGTCCCAAAGGCATTTTGGATAAGATTATTTATTGCTGCTGACCTTGGTCATACGCGGAATGACCGGCAGTTCTGCCAGTGCCGGATCCAGTTCATCTTCTTCAGCATGCACCAGATAATCGACACGTTGTCTTAACTGTTTAAATTCAGGACTAAGCATGACGTCTGGATGGCGTGGACGAGGTAGATCAACTTCGATAATTTCCTTGATTTCACCCGGATTGGCTTTCAGTGCAACAATACGGTCTGCCAGTAAAATGGCTTCATCCATATCGTGGGTCACAAAAATGATGGTGATATCAATGTTTTGCCACAGGTCCATCAGATGACGCTGCATTTTTTGGCGCGTATGCGGGTCTAGTGCACCAAAAGGTTCATCCATCAACAGGATTTTCGGTTCATTGACCAAGGCGCGGGCAATCGCCACACGTTGCTTCATCCCGCCTGAGAGTTGATGCGGATACTGATCCTGATATTTTTCCAGGCCAATGATGTTGATCCATTCACGTGCCTGCGCTTCAGCAGAAGCATTACTTTGACCTTTCGTTTTCGGGCCAAACATGATGTTTTCTTTTACGGTCTTCCATGGAAACAGGGTATAGCCCTGAAACACCATGCCACGTTCCGGGCTCGGGCCGGTAATCGGCTGGCCATCCACCAGAATCTCACCACTGCTATAAGGATCCAGACCGGCGACTACACGGCTAAAGGTTGACTTGCCGCAACCAGAAGGCCCAATCACACAGATAAACTCACGCTTATGAATTTTCAAATTGAGTGCATTTAAAACCGTACGTTCAGTTTTGCCATGACTGAATTTTTGTGTCAGTTGCTTCGCTTCCAGAATCACCGGACGGCTATAAATCTTGTCGAAGTATTCACGGGTATTAAATTCAGTGTTTTGCATCAGTTAGCTCCCGGTTTCCATTTAAATAAGCGTTGTCCCAGTTTCATTAAAATCACATCACACAGCAGACCAATCACACCGATAATCAGGATCGCGGCAAAGACATTATCAAAGTTTTGATAGCGGGCTTGCTGGGTAATGAACCAGGTAATCCCGGAGGTACTGCCGATCAGTTCTGCTACGATCAGGTAAGTCCATGCCCAGCCGAGCAACACACGCAGATTACGGTAAATTTCAGGCAGGGCGGCAGGAATCACCACATGTAACAGACTTTTGAGTTTATTGGTGCCCAGAGTAAAACCGGCTTCGATCAGGCTGCGATCCACCAGACGTGTGGTATTGGCAATAATCAGGATTTGCTGGAACAAGGTTCCAATCACAATAATGGCAATTTTTGGTGCATCATTAATTCCGAGAATTGCCACTGCCAGTGCACCAAAGGCCGGAGCAGGCAGATAACGAAAAAATTCGACAAAGGGCTCGGTCAGCTGGGAAATTTTATTGGAAAACCCGCATAAAATACCGAGTGGAATACCAACCAAGGAAGAAATAAAGAACGCGGTAAAGACCAGCTTGATACTGTGCCACAGGCTTTCATGAAACCAGGGCGCATTGGCCTGAGCCGGCTCCGTGGTAAAAGCTGTGATCAGTGCAATCGCAACTTCATGCGGTGCAGGCAGATAAATCGGGTTGACCAGAATACCTTGCGGTGGGGTAAGACCCTGATCTACCGCAGACTGCGCAGCAGAAAAAAACTGGTCTTTATCAATACGACTCTCTACCTGTAAATAGGCAACACTACCTGAATCAGTAATCTGGACTTGTGGATGCCAGATAAATGGCAAGTAGCTGACTGCACACCAAATTAGAATTGGTATTAAAAAAGACCCCAAGCCAAACAGTAGTTTATTTCTTTGACTGAGTTCACGTGCAACGTAACTCATAGTGTTGCCCCTCAATATTACAAATTTTATAAAACGTAATACTGACTAAGCAAAATGGATGCCATGATGAGGGGAAACAGCCAAAATGTTAAAATAATCTTATATTTAAAAAGAAAATTTAAAATGAAAGGTAAGGATGGCAACTTACTTAAGTTAACATTCTGATTACATGTAGAAACATAAAACATGGAATTTTAGTCTTTATTGGTTATTTTTTGATCCAAACTATTTCATATCTTTACATCGGTTTAATTCGACCCAGCTTTTCTTTAAGGTATTGCTCACTTCTTAACTCATTGAATTATAAAAAGGGGAGCAATGTTAGAGTTTAAAAATCAAATCGTACATGGCGCAATTTTCGATATGGATGGAACCATGTTCGATACGGAACGCTTGCGCTTTCAAACCTTGCAGCAAGCTTCACGTGAGCTGATTGGTGTCGAATTTTCTGAAAGTTATTTAATGCAGTGTTTGGGCCTCAGTGCCCGTAGTGCAGAGCAGCTAGCCAAAGAGCGTTATGGACAGGATGTGCCCTATGCTGAGATTCGCCAGCGTGCCGATGTGCTGGAACTGGAACATGTACGTCATCACGGTGTTCCCATTAAAAAGGGTTTATTGCAGGTATTGGAACGCTTACGCAAGGCAGGCCTGAAAATGGCGGTGGCGACTTCAAGTCGCCGTGCAATCGCAGAAGAATATCTGATCAATGCCAATGTCTATAAGTTTTTTGATGTGCTGGTGTGTGGCGATGAGATTAAACAGGGGAAACCTCATCCGGAAATTTTTATCAGTGCAGCCGAAAAAATCAATTTAAGCCCGGCCCAGTGCCTGATGTTTGAAGATTCTGAAAACGGTTTGCGTTCTGCCTATGATGCAGGTGGTATGACGGTACTTTTCAAGGATATCAAAATACCGAACGAGTCCATGCTGGCACAAGCCCAGTATTATTATGAAACGGTCGAAGATTTTTTAATGGAACTGAACCAGTTTGTTCCGGTTCTGGACATGCCGGAACTGAATACTGCTTTTCCGCAAACACTCAATCAGCTGACTGTCGGGATTCACGGTTTTGGTGCAATTGGGGGCGGTTATCTGGCTCAGGTATTATCACACTGGGATGGATACACTCGTCCGCGCAAAATTATTGCTTCGACACGTAATCCGCTGTATCAATCTAGCGTCAATGCTTTTGGCACTTACTGTATTCGCTATGGCCAGAATTCTTTTGACCAGCGTATTGAAAATATGAGCGTGATTGATGCGCATGATCTGGAACAAATGCAGAACATGTATATTGAATCCAGTCTTGTAGCAGTCTGCGTACCTGAGGAAGCGCTGGTTTCTGAAGCAGAGGTCATTGCACAGGGCTTATACGCACGTTATCTGGCTTATGAGCAGCAGGATCAGCCACTGACAGTTTTAATTATCCTGAATAAAATCGGCGCTAAACAACGGGTAATGCAGCAGATTCTGAATAGTCTGCGAATGATTACTGATGGACAGACAGCCCAGAAAATTATGGATCAACATTATTTCTGTGACACCGTGGTCAACCGTATGGTGTCCAAGCTGTCGGACCAGAAACTGTACCGTCAGCTGCGTATCAAATACAACATGTTCAAGCAATATCAACTGGATGAGGATCTGTCCGTAGTTGATCTGGATGATGCTACGGCACTGAATGCAGAACAGGAACATCAGGCTGGGCTATATATTGAAGACCTGCGCCGTAATTTCCAGCCGAGTCATATTCTGCAGTCTATGGATCTGATTCTGTTTAATGCTGAAACAGATATGCCGATTTATGTAGAAAATAACAGTCCGTTACTGGCGAAAATGCGGCAGATGATTCTGGTGGATGATATTGCCAATATCCAGCTGATTAAAAACCGCTTATGGAATGGCGTGCATGCGATGATGGCGTGGTATGCCAGTCTGCGTGGACATCAGACTATTGGTGTTGCCATGTCTGATCATACAGTCAGAAAATTTATGCACCAAGCCTTAGCTCAGGTGAAGCATGGTCTCTGCTACCAGATTCCAAAACATGCCTCAGACCTGGAACGTCTGGCTCAAAGCTTTAGTGAATCCTGTGCCAATGCTTATCAGGATCCATGCGCGCGTGTAGGTCGTGAACCCCTAAGAAAACTTGAGTATAATGAGCGTGTTATGGGGTCATTGGCCACCTTGCTTAAATATAGCTTAGCTTATGATGTTATATTAAAAGGAGCGGTGCTCGGTTATGTCTATGCTCTCGAGCAGGGTGAATGCGGGCAGCAGGAACTTTTGATGCATTTGCAGATTCAGTTGAGACATATGGCATTGGAGCCACAGCTCTATGAGGCGCTATATGATGAAATGTCACAATTCATCAATCAGATTATTGCTGGAAAATTGTCCTTGCAGAAATTCATGCAACTGGATTTACAGCGGGCATTAAGCTAAATAAAACATTAAATAAAAAAGACCCGGAATTTCCCCGGGTCTTTTTTATGGGAATATACAAAGTATTAAACAGTGCTAGATTCTTGTTGATAAATACAGGATTGTGCAATCTGTAGCTGATCATCCACTGACAGATCAAGATTTTCCCATTTCTGCATCTGCTGCAGGAGCCAGATAAAATCATCGACTTTCGGTTGGGCGATTTCCCCAACAAAATTCCGGATAATATTCTTGATCTTGTAAAAGTCATAGACATGCCGCTGGGCGGAACATTCAAACTGAATAATCTGATAATCCACCAGCATGTTCCACACGTCTGATAAATCATTGCGCTGCTTTAAATCATTCTGCGCTTTTTGTACTGCCTTGACCACTGCCTCTACGGTAAATGGATGCTGTTCTGCCCATTCCTGGGTCATGGCCAAGACTTTATCGGCAACTTTTGGAATCACATTCTGGCTGGCGGCGACGATAAAG is from Acinetobacter lwoffii and encodes:
- a CDS encoding ABC transporter substrate-binding protein, translating into MIKKALMSVSVLSAILLSGCDNTAKVPEPNAKAVGSVNTQPIRIGYSDWPGFVAWQVAIEKGWLEDAGVNADFKWFDYSASLSAFAANQLDAVLVTNGDNLVTGSGGTKGVMIMATDYSAGNDVIIAKNGINSIQDLRGKTVATEKGLVDHLLLSTALDDAKVKLNEVKLVNTMTNELPQVFATPDIDAIAVWQPVANQALSAVAGSKIIFTSKDKPGLIYDTLTVNPAHLEANKEQWKKVIQIWDKTVKYINDPATREDAAQIMSKRVGVDAKTYMQFIDGTHLLDLAANKKVFTKGDGFDSIYGSSYHVNKFNVANGIYTTEMNVDGVIVPTLVQELK
- a CDS encoding DMT family transporter, encoding MSFLYLSIAIIAEVIATSALKASNGFSVLWPSLATIAGYAVALFFLSLTMKTIPMGIAYAIWSGAGIILISTVGLLVFKQQLDLPALIGLAFMIIGIIFINVFSKSTELYLLIMS
- a CDS encoding isopenicillin N synthase family dioxygenase, with the protein product MQAQYVLPLVDISKLQSPDLADRIEVAHALDHACKEVGFLYLKGDQFNFDYAKALIEMAQSYFSQDLDSKMQHYIGKSKNHSGYVPIGEEQFAGNSYDLKEAYDVNYDYQGTQKNCPLLGPTLWPDHPDFKSIVSQYYSHLREISRQIFSAFALALGVREDFFESKITDAPSQLRLIHYPYNPEVKDAEGIGAHTDYECFTLLLPTAPGLQVLNKAGEWIDIPLIENTLVMNIGDMMEILSNGKYLATKHRVKKVSEERYSFPLFCACNYDTVIEPVIHTENSKYSALIGGEHLFNQTAQTFQYLKQRVASGELVLKNAVPLSSFGLEEQAETAS
- a CDS encoding ABC transporter ATP-binding protein; this encodes MQNTEFNTREYFDKIYSRPVILEAKQLTQKFSHGKTERTVLNALNLKIHKREFICVIGPSGCGKSTFSRVVAGLDPYSSGEILVDGQPITGPSPERGMVFQGYTLFPWKTVKENIMFGPKTKGQSNASAEAQAREWINIIGLEKYQDQYPHQLSGGMKQRVAIARALVNEPKILLMDEPFGALDPHTRQKMQRHLMDLWQNIDITIIFVTHDMDEAILLADRIVALKANPGEIKEIIEVDLPRPRHPDVMLSPEFKQLRQRVDYLVHAEEDELDPALAELPVIPRMTKVSSNK
- a CDS encoding ABC transporter permease, whose protein sequence is MSYVARELSQRNKLLFGLGSFLIPILIWCAVSYLPFIWHPQVQITDSGSVAYLQVESRIDKDQFFSAAQSAVDQGLTPPQGILVNPIYLPAPHEVAIALITAFTTEPAQANAPWFHESLWHSIKLVFTAFFISSLVGIPLGILCGFSNKISQLTEPFVEFFRYLPAPAFGALAVAILGINDAPKIAIIVIGTLFQQILIIANTTRLVDRSLIEAGFTLGTNKLKSLLHVVIPAALPEIYRNLRVLLGWAWTYLIVAELIGSTSGITWFITQQARYQNFDNVFAAILIIGVIGLLCDVILMKLGQRLFKWKPGAN
- the mtlD gene encoding bifunctional mannitol-1-phosphate dehydrogenase/phosphatase — encoded protein: MLEFKNQIVHGAIFDMDGTMFDTERLRFQTLQQASRELIGVEFSESYLMQCLGLSARSAEQLAKERYGQDVPYAEIRQRADVLELEHVRHHGVPIKKGLLQVLERLRKAGLKMAVATSSRRAIAEEYLINANVYKFFDVLVCGDEIKQGKPHPEIFISAAEKINLSPAQCLMFEDSENGLRSAYDAGGMTVLFKDIKIPNESMLAQAQYYYETVEDFLMELNQFVPVLDMPELNTAFPQTLNQLTVGIHGFGAIGGGYLAQVLSHWDGYTRPRKIIASTRNPLYQSSVNAFGTYCIRYGQNSFDQRIENMSVIDAHDLEQMQNMYIESSLVAVCVPEEALVSEAEVIAQGLYARYLAYEQQDQPLTVLIILNKIGAKQRVMQQILNSLRMITDGQTAQKIMDQHYFCDTVVNRMVSKLSDQKLYRQLRIKYNMFKQYQLDEDLSVVDLDDATALNAEQEHQAGLYIEDLRRNFQPSHILQSMDLILFNAETDMPIYVENNSPLLAKMRQMILVDDIANIQLIKNRLWNGVHAMMAWYASLRGHQTIGVAMSDHTVRKFMHQALAQVKHGLCYQIPKHASDLERLAQSFSESCANAYQDPCARVGREPLRKLEYNERVMGSLATLLKYSLAYDVILKGAVLGYVYALEQGECGQQELLMHLQIQLRHMALEPQLYEALYDEMSQFINQIIAGKLSLQKFMQLDLQRALS